In Planctomycetota bacterium, the sequence CCATCCCGCACCGCCTCGTGGGCGCCGTGCAGTTCTACGGACGGCAGGAGGTGAAGGACGTTGTGGCCTACCTGCGGGTATGCCTGAATGAACGCGATGACTTGAGCCTCCAACGCATCATCAACACCCCGCCGCGCGGCATCGGCGACCGAACGGTCGAGTGCATCCGGGAGTGGGCCGTGCAGAACAACATCCCGCTGCGGGCCGCCCTGGGCCGCGTGGAGGACGTGCCTGGTCTGGCCACGCGAGCGAAGAATGCCGTCCGAGCATTCGCGGACCTCCTCGACGCGTTCCAGTTGGTCCCCACAAGACCCGTCCGGGAGTTCTGCGAACATGTCCTCGAGGCATCGGGGTACCGTGCCTGGCTCGAATTGCCCGAGAACAAGGAACGACGGGAGAATGTGGACGAGTTCCTCGCCAAGGCGGCCCGATTCGATCAGGAGAACCCGGAGGCCGATCTGAGCGCGTTCATGCAGGAGATCGCGCTGGTTTCTGACGTGGACAACCTGGATCGGACCTCGGACGCAGTGACCCTGATGACGCTGCACGCCGCCAAAGGGCTCGAGTTTCCTGTGGTCTTCCTGACAGGTCTCGAAGAGGGGCTGCTGCCGCACTACAACTCGTTGAACTCGGAGGCCGAGGTCGAGGAGGAGCGTCGCCTGTGCTACGTGGGGATGACCCGGGCGCAGGAGGAACTGGTCCTGTCCGCGGCCCGATGGCGGCTCCAGGGCGGCCAGGGGGCCGAACGGGAGCCCTCGCGCTTCCTTCACGAGGTTGGCTCCGATGTGTTCGACGAGGGCGGGAGAAACGCTCTGGCTGCGTTGGCGACTCAGCGCGAGTGGGGCGGCTCGGCGCCGGGCGCGCCAAGCGTGCTCGGGGCCGGCAGACTTCATGGCCGCCCGTTGGCATGGAGGACGGAGCCGAAGGAACCCGAGGCCGCATCAGCCACGCCTCCGACGCGAGGTCATCTGAAGGTGGGCGACAGAGTGCGCCATCCGCAGTTCGGCGAAGGACGCATCGTGGCGCTCCAGAACTCCGACAAGCTGACTCTGGCGACCGTGGCCATGGCCGGCGGCGGCAAGCGGGTGTTCGCGCTCGAGTACGCCAAGCTGGAAAAGCTCTAGGCTCTGCACTACAATGGGTTTCAGGGCAGGCCGTCGGGAACTGGCGCAGTACTTCACGCCCCAGGTGGTTGCCCGGTTTGTGTTCGACGCGCTGCGCGAACTCGGCTTCTCGATGCCGCGCCCCCGGGTGATTGACCCAGCCTGTGGCGAAGGTGTGTTCGTGGCCGAGGCCGCGCGGCAGCTCCCCGAGGCGGATGTCTGGGGCTGCGACGTGGATGAGAACCTGCGTGGGCGCTGGCGGCAGACCCACCTCGAGCGACGAGGCATACGCCTCCTGATTCAGGATGGGCTGGCGGATTCTTCTGAGGCAGGGATTGCGGCCGGGAGGTTCGATCTGGTCGTAGGGAACCCGCCCTATGGGCTGGGGCTCCGCCGGCCTGTGAGGGGGGAGCCCATCGAGTCCGCCTTCGTTCGGCGGTTTGTTGATCTGGCTCGGGAGGGCGGCTGGCTGGCCGTGGTGGTGCCGGAGGGCATCCTCGCAAACGAGAGGAGCCAGCCATTGCGCGAGTGGCTGCTGGACCGAGTGGCGCCCAGGGGCGTGGTGTCCCTGCCCGAGAGTACCTTCGCCGCCGCTGACACGCGTGCGAGGACCGCTTTGCTCTTCGCACAGAAGGGCGGCGAGCCGAATGGAGAGGTGCTGATGGCGGCGCCGCTCGGAAACTGCCAGGGCAAGGGCGCGCTCAGCAGCTATCTCGCCAGTGTGCTGACCAATATCCGGGAGCACGAGAGCCGTGTACCGTCTGGTCGTCATCGGCGGGCCTGAGAGCGGCAAGGTCTTCCACCTGCCGCCGGGCCAGTACGTGGCCGGCCGCGGGGCCGGCGCGGACATTCTGCTGGCCGATGACTCGGTGTCGCGGCGCCACGCTTCGCTGACGGTGAGCGAGGACGGTGTGACGCTGCTCGACCTCGGCAGCCATAACGGCACCCGCGTCAACGGTCAGCCCGTCAAGTCCGCGCAGATTGTCGAAGGCGACGAAGTGCGGTTCGGCGACAGCCGGGCCGTGCTGGAGCGCTCGGCGGCCGGGGCCGGCGCGACCGTGATCCTGCCGCCGGAGGGGCGGCCGTCGCTGGTGCGAAGCCGGCAGGGGATCGCTCTGCCCGAGGACAGCCGCCGTCTTGCCATCCTCTACGACGTCGGCACGGCCATCAACAGCACGCTGGCGCTGTCCGATGTTCTTGGCAGAATCCTGAGCACCATCTTCGAGGTCGTTCCCGCGGAGCGTGGGGCGGTTGTGCTATGGGACCCCGCCGAGCGCCAGTGGCGGCCCGCTGCGACGCACACGCGCGAGGGAGCTGGCAGCGGCGGCGACATCGTGGTGAGCCGGGCGATCATCGAGAAGGCATTCGAGGCTGGTAGGCCTCTGTTGAGCGGGGACGCGCGGAGCGACGCCCGCTTCGGGCACTCCGATAGCATCGAGGCGCTGGCCATCCGGTCCACTATCTGCTGCCCCCTGGTGGTGCGCGGCGAACGCCTGGGGGTGCTGCATCTGGATACGCGCGGAGCCACGGAGGCGTTCACCGAGGCCGATGTGCGCCTGGTCGGCGCCATTGCCAATCAGGCGGCCATCGCCATTGCGAACGCGCGGCTTCACGACGTGCTGCGCCAGGAGAACGTCCAGTTGCGCCGCGCGCTTGGCGCGCGGCATTGCATCGTGGGCGAGAGCGCGGCGATGCGGGAGCTGATCGCGCTGATCCGCCGAGTAAGCCAGACGGATGCCACGGTGCTCCTGCGGGGCGAGAGCGGCACCGGCAAGGAAGTGGTCGCGCGCACGCTGCACGCACTGGGCCCGCGTCGGGCGCGGCCGCTGGTGTGCGTGAACTGTGCCGCGGTGCCGGAGGCTCTGCTGGAAAGCGAGCTCTTCGGGCACGAGAAAGGGGCTTTCACGGGCGCCATCGAGCGCCGGATCGGGCGGTTCGAGCAGGCGAACGGCGGCACCGTGTTTCTCGACGAGATCGCCGAGATGCCGCCCACGACGCAGGCCAAGATCCTCCGCGTGCTCCAGGAGCGCGAGTTCCAGCGGGTGGGAGGCACGACGCCGCTGAAGGTGGACGTGCGGCTGATTGCCTCGACGAACCGCGACCTCGAGGCGGCGATGGCGTCGGGGGGCTTCCGGCGCGACCTGTACTATCGGCTGAAGGTGATTGAGGTCACGCTGCCGCCGCTGCGGGAACGCAGGGAGGACATCCGGTTGCTGTGCGCCCACTTCCTGGAGGAGATCGCACGCGAAATGGGGCGGCAGGCGCCCGCCGTGGATGAAGCGGTCCTCCGCATCCTGGAGGCATACCCCTGGCCCGGCAACGTGCGGGAGTTGCGCAACGTGTTGGAGCGGGCCGTGGTGCTCGGAGCCGGCGAGCGGCTGATGCCGAGCCACCTGCCGCGCGAGGTCCGCGGCGGCTACCCCGGGCAGGGGGAACTGCCCGACGACTTGACGCTGGCAGCGGCAGAGCGCCGCCACGTGTCGGATGTGCTCGCCCTCACGGGGTGGAACAAGAGTCGAGCGGCTGCCCTGATGAGGATCTCGCGCCCCCGCCTGGACAGGAAGATTCGGGAGTATGGCCTGGAGCGACCCGAGGGCGGCGAGGGAGAGGCATCGCACCGTCCGCCGCAATAACAGAAGAGGCCGGCAGGCAAACCCTGCCGGCCTCTGGCGGAACGAAACGCCCGAAGGCTATTTCACGTCGGGGCGCGGAATGGTGGATGCCGGGATGAAGAGAATCTCGACGCGGCGGTTCTTCACCCGCGAGGCTTCGGTGGCGTTGCTGGCGACGGGCCACGAGGCGCCGAAGCTGCGGATGAAGAGATTCCTCTCCGGGATCCCCTTCTTGACGAGGTAGCGGAAGACGGCCAGCGCGCGGTCAGCGGCAAGGCCCATGTTGTCGCCGTAGGCCTTGATGCTCTCCGGCCGCTTGAGCGGCGTGGCGTCCGTGTGGCCGTCCACCTGGAT encodes:
- a CDS encoding UvrD-helicase domain-containing protein, which encodes MSIQDAILADLTPEQREAVTHRDGPLLVVAGAGSGKTRVITRRVAHLALLGVKPWRILAVTFTNKAAGEMRERIEQMAGTRGVWVSTFHALCAAMLRTSAETIGLDRNFTIYDRDDQLKVVAEALKRLEFDKADLPPASALQAISNAKTRLESPEQLARSAMNWRDERIAKVYAQYQKLLDHHAALDFDDLLMRVALLLRGDSGFRERWQARFEYLLVDEYQDTNHAQYLIARELAAPHRNLCATGDPDQAIYSWRGATIRNILDFKDDYPEAKVVKLERNYRSTKVILRAADSLITRNLQRHERALWTENAEGVPVRLLLADDAEEEAAQVVGVLRSLREAGRPWRDFAIFYRTNAQSRSFEETMRHAIPHRLVGAVQFYGRQEVKDVVAYLRVCLNERDDLSLQRIINTPPRGIGDRTVECIREWAVQNNIPLRAALGRVEDVPGLATRAKNAVRAFADLLDAFQLVPTRPVREFCEHVLEASGYRAWLELPENKERRENVDEFLAKAARFDQENPEADLSAFMQEIALVSDVDNLDRTSDAVTLMTLHAAKGLEFPVVFLTGLEEGLLPHYNSLNSEAEVEEERRLCYVGMTRAQEELVLSAARWRLQGGQGAEREPSRFLHEVGSDVFDEGGRNALAALATQREWGGSAPGAPSVLGAGRLHGRPLAWRTEPKEPEAASATPPTRGHLKVGDRVRHPQFGEGRIVALQNSDKLTLATVAMAGGGKRVFALEYAKLEKL
- a CDS encoding sigma 54-interacting transcriptional regulator, coding for MYRLVVIGGPESGKVFHLPPGQYVAGRGAGADILLADDSVSRRHASLTVSEDGVTLLDLGSHNGTRVNGQPVKSAQIVEGDEVRFGDSRAVLERSAAGAGATVILPPEGRPSLVRSRQGIALPEDSRRLAILYDVGTAINSTLALSDVLGRILSTIFEVVPAERGAVVLWDPAERQWRPAATHTREGAGSGGDIVVSRAIIEKAFEAGRPLLSGDARSDARFGHSDSIEALAIRSTICCPLVVRGERLGVLHLDTRGATEAFTEADVRLVGAIANQAAIAIANARLHDVLRQENVQLRRALGARHCIVGESAAMRELIALIRRVSQTDATVLLRGESGTGKEVVARTLHALGPRRARPLVCVNCAAVPEALLESELFGHEKGAFTGAIERRIGRFEQANGGTVFLDEIAEMPPTTQAKILRVLQEREFQRVGGTTPLKVDVRLIASTNRDLEAAMASGGFRRDLYYRLKVIEVTLPPLRERREDIRLLCAHFLEEIAREMGRQAPAVDEAVLRILEAYPWPGNVRELRNVLERAVVLGAGERLMPSHLPREVRGGYPGQGELPDDLTLAAAERRHVSDVLALTGWNKSRAAALMRISRPRLDRKIREYGLERPEGGEGEASHRPPQ
- a CDS encoding N-6 DNA methylase — protein: MGFRAGRRELAQYFTPQVVARFVFDALRELGFSMPRPRVIDPACGEGVFVAEAARQLPEADVWGCDVDENLRGRWRQTHLERRGIRLLIQDGLADSSEAGIAAGRFDLVVGNPPYGLGLRRPVRGEPIESAFVRRFVDLAREGGWLAVVVPEGILANERSQPLREWLLDRVAPRGVVSLPESTFAAADTRARTALLFAQKGGEPNGEVLMAAPLGNCQGKGALSSYLASVLTNIREHESRVPSGRHRRA